From the Rhizobium sp. ARZ01 genome, the window AGGAGGCGATGCTTTAACGCACATCGCGACCCAAGGGGATCTGTTCGTAGCCCTGGCTTTTCAGATTTTGCGCAAATCAGTTCAGTAAAGCTGCCGCCTCTGTGGGGAGGGCATGCTTAGTGGACAATGCCGGCGTCCACCTTCCAGTGGTAGGTGCCCGCGTCATCCGGAACCATGAGCGCTCGCACCTGCGGGTGGCGCAGCGGAGTGCCGCTGTCATCCGGCAGCAGATTCTGCTCGGAGACGTAAGCGACATACTCGGTCTCGGCGTTCTCGGCGAAGAGATGATAGAACGGCTGGTCTTTTGACGGGCGGATTTCCGCGGGAATTGAATTCCACCATTCATCGGTATTGGCAAATTCCGGGTCGACGTCGAAGATCACACCGCGGAACGGATAGACCCGATGGCGAACCACGTCACCAATCCCGAATTTGGCATTCTTCATTTTCATATTTGGCCTTCCTTTCGAACTGAAATTTGGAAAGGGGCGTGCAAAACGCAAGGCCTTTGCCTTTCGTATACTAAGCCGGACACAAGATCCGGTGATTGATTTTGCACTGCACAAATTAGAGCATAGAACACGACCAATTGATATTGGCCTTTAGCCCAATATCACGCCTTCCTAATGTGACTGCGGCAGACGAGACCCAAAGAAAAACCCGGCATCGCTGCCGGGTTCCGTCGTTTGGCGAGGGCAGTGCCTCAGGCCGAGTAGTACATGTCGAATTCGACCGGGTGCGGGGTCATCTCGTAGCGCATGACCTCTGCCATCTTCAGTTCGATGTAGGCGTCGATCTGGTCGTCGTCGAAGACACCGCCGGCCGTCAGGAACTTGCGATCCTTGTCGAGGCTTTCCAGTGCTTCGCGCAAGCTGCCGCAGACGGTCGGGATCTTCTTGAGTTCCTTCGGCGGCAGGTCGTAAAGATCCTTGTCCATGGCCTTGCCGGGATGGATCTTGTTCTTGATGCCGTCGAGGCCTGCCATCAGCATGGCGGCGAAGCCGAGGTACGGGTTGCCGAGCGGGTCGGGGAAGCGGACCTCGACGCGCTTGGACTTCGGGCCGGTGCCGAACGGAATGCGGCACGATGCCGAGCGGTTGCGTGCGGAGTAGGCAAGCAGGACCGGAGCCTCATAGCCCGGGACGAGACGCTTGTAGGAGTTCGTCGTCGGGTTGGTGAAGGCGTTGATCGCCTTGGCGTGCTTGATGATGCCACCGATGTAGTAGAGGCAGGACTCAGAGAGACCAGCATACTCGTCGCCAGCGAACGTCGGCTTACCGTCCTTCCAGATCGACTGGTGCACGTGCATGCCCGAGCCGTTGTCGCCGAAAATCGGCTTCGGCATGAATGTTGCCGTCTTGCCATAGGCGTTGGCGACCTGATGGACGACGTACTTGTAGATCTGCATTTTGTCGGCGTTGCGCACCAGCGTGTCGAACTTGACGCCAAGTTCGTGCTGCGCGGCAGCCACTTCATGGTGCTGCTTCTCGACGACGACGCCCATTTCAGCCATGACGGTCAGCATTTCGGAGCGCATGTCCTGGCAGCTGTCGATCGGCGGGACCGGGAAGTAGCCGCCTTTGACGCGCGGACGGTGGCCGAGGTTGCCGGTCTCATAGTCGGTGTCGTCGTTTGACGGCAGTTCCGTGGAATCGAGCTTGAAGCCGGTGTTGTAGGGGTCAGCCTTGTACTTGACGTCGTCGAAAACGAAGAACTCCGGTTCGGGGCCGACGAAGATGGTGTCGCCGATGCCGGAGGCCTTCAGGTAGGCTTCGGCCTTCTTGGCGATGCCGCGCGGATCGCGGTTGTAGGATTCACCCGAGACGGGATCCAGGATGTCACAGAAGATGACCATCGTGGACTGGGCGAAGAAGGGGTCCATGTGGACGGTTGCCGGATCCGGCATCAGCACCATGTCCGACTCGTTGATGGCCTTCCAGCCGCCGATCGATGAACCGTCGAACATCACGCCGTCGGCGAACATGTCCTCGTCGACGCAGCCAACGTCCATCGTCACGTGCTGCAGCTTGCCCTTCACGTCGGTAAAGCGCAGGTCGACGAACTTAACGTCGTTTTCCTTGATTTGCTTCAGAATATCATTGGCAGTCGTCATATTTTGAAAGTTCCTGTGTGAGATGACGAGGTGAAACCTTGGCCGAACGGCCAGGTGGATGGGATGGGGTTAGATGGCGTCGATACCGGTTTCGCCGGTACGGATGCGGATGACTTCTTCAACGTTGGAAACAAAGATCTTGCCGTCGCCGATACGCCCGGTCTGGGCGGCATTGCGGATCGCCTCGATGACAGCCTCGACGTTCTCGTCTGCCAAGACGACTTCGACCTTAACCTTCGGCAGAAAATCGACCACGTACTCGGCGCCGCGATAGAGCTCCGTGTGCCCCTTCTGGCGCCCGAAGCCCTTTGCTTCGGTGACGGTGATGCCTTGCAGGCCGACTTCCTGAAGAGCTTCCTTCACTTCGTCCAGCTTGAAGGGCTTTATGATCGCCTCGATCTTTTTCATGAAAGAATGTCTCTCCGCTTCTCCCGTTTCGCAAGGCCGTGTGCCCGCTGCCATTCTTAATGCATGTCGCGTGCCAGTTTGGGAGTCCCATGCCAAATTTCGCTGAATGGACGATTTTGTCGCAGTACCCTGCGGCGCACCCTCACCAAAATGCGCGCAAATCCTAGGTCTCCAGATACGTCACCTGCCTAAATTTGCGTCGTACTGGCGCTGAATTCGGGTCGACTGGGTCGCTAGACGTCATCGGCATCTTCCGCTGCCGCTATAATGAGCACACGAGCTGTGCAGATGCCTATTGATTGCGCATTGAAAATGCTGTGGCACGGTTTGCGATTTGCGGGCATTGTCAGTGCATGCACATTGACCTTGAGACACTCGTTGTCACGCCCGCCGAAATGGACGGCATCGACCAGGCGGCTGCGGACAGCGGCATTGACAGCTTCGCGTTGATGGAGCGGGCCGGCCAGGCCGTGGCTGCGGCGGCCTTGCGGCACTATCCCGCCGCATTGCGCTTTGTGGTTCTTGCCGGGCCGGGCAACAACGGTGGCGACGGTTATGTGGCCGCGCGCGCGCTCGCCGCGTCCGGATGCGTTGTCGAATTGTTTGCTTTCGGATCTCCATCGGCCCAGGGAGAGGCCGGCAAGGCGAGGAAGCGCTACCTGGGGGCCGTTCGGCCGCTATCGGACTTCATGCCACGGGTGGGTGACGTCGTCGTCGATGCTCTTTTCGGCGCAGGGCTATCGCGTAACCTCGACGGTGAAGTCTGCGCGATTATCGAGCAGGTCAATGGACTCGCGATCCCGGTCGTGGCCATTGATCTTCCTTCCGGCGTGGATGGTCGCACGGGGGAGGTACGAGGCGCGGCACTGCAGGCTACCCGCACGATCACGTTCATGTGCCGGAAGCCTGGACACCTGCTGATGCCAGGGCGAGCGCTGTGCGGGGCCACCGAAGCTTTTGATATCGGCATTCCCGCCCGGATCGTATCGATGGCGTCCCACCACCTGCGCGTCAACGGGCCAGCTCTCTGGCGAATGAGCCTGCCGCATGCCGGGGCGGGTGCCCATAAATATGACCACGGCCATCTCGCGGTATTCTCCGGCGGGAGGCTCGCAACGGGCGCGGCGCGTTTGTCTGCCGTCGCCGGCTTGAAAGTCGGGGCAGGGTTGGTGACGTTGCTTTCACCAGCCGAGGCCGCTGGAGAGAATGCGACCCATTTGACTGCAGTCATGCTTCGGCAGATCGACAATGTGGAGGCGTTGAAGACGCTGCTCGCCGATCCGCGGCTTTCGGCCTTCATTCTTGGTCCCGGCTTTGGCGACTTGGCCCGGGCGCGCGACTACGTAATGGCACTTCGCGAACGTCCGCTGCTGCTGGATGCGGACGGTATTACGGCCTTTCGTGACAGGCCGCAGGAGCTTTTCGATGCTTTCGCAGGTGGGGCGACCCATCTCGTGCTTACGCCACACGACGGCGAGTTCGCGCGCATTTTTCCGGATGTTGCCGCCGACACCGCGTTGTCGAAGGTGGAACGGGCGAGACAGGCCGCCAGACGCAGCCACGCCGTGATTGTCCTTAAAGGTGCCGACACCGTCATCGCAGCACCGGATGGCCGTGCCCTTATCAACGTCAATGCGCCACCCTCGCTGGCAACGGCTGGCTCCGGCGATGTGCTCTCTGGCATCATCGGTGCCCATCTGGCGCAGGGCATGCCGGCCTTCGAAGCTGCAGCTGCCGGTGTCTGGCGCCACGGCGAGGCGGGCCGGCGCGCCGGCAACGGGTCGACGGCGGAAAACCTCATCAATTTCCTGAATGGCTTCGATCAAATCAAATGACTTGGATGCGGATCGGCCTTCGATAAAACTTTGCGAATCAAAGCATTTGGGAAACCGGTTTCATGGGCCTGATCGATATCGCTCTCCTCGTGCTCGTGGCCGCTGTCTGGGGCTTCAATTTCGTCGTCATCAAGATCGGCATCGCCAATTTCCCGCCGATCCTCTTTTCGGCGCTGCGCTTCCTCTTCGCCGCCCTGCCGCTCGTCTTTTTCCTGCCGCGACCGGCGGTATCCTGGCGGCTCATTCTGGGTATCGGCCTCGTACTGGGCGTGGTGAAATTCAGTTTCCTGTTCATCGGCATGGATGTCGGTCTTTCGGCCGGCCTTGCCTCGCTGCTGCTGCAATCGCAGGCCTTCTTCACCGTCATCCTGGCAGCACTGATCTACAGAGACCGGCCACGGCCGGTCCAGGTGTCCGGCATCCTGGTCGCCTTTGCCGGCATGGCCGTGATCGCGACCACCGTCGATGGCGGCTTCACCTTTGCGGGCCTTGCCCTCGTGCTTGCCGCAGGCCTTGCCTGGGCCTGCGCAAATCTGCTGATGAAGAAGGTCGGCAGCGTCGACATGCTCTCGCTGATGGTGTGGGTAAGCCTGGTTCCGCCAATTCCCCTTGCGATCATCTCGCTTGCGACTGAGGGTTTGGACCGAGACCTCGCGGCGCTACAAGCCCTCTCGTGGCAAGGGCTGGGGGCGGTTGCCTATATCGCCTACGTCGCGACGATCTTCGGCTTTGGGGTCTGGGGTTACATGATCCGAAAACACGGTGTCTCGACAGTGGCGCCGTTCTCACTGCTTGTCCCAGTCTTCGGTATGAGCTCATCAGCGCTGGTACTCGGCGAGAGCTTCGGCCCGATCCGGCTCGCTAGCGCGGTCTGCGTCGTCTGCGGGCTCGTCCTCACGGCGCTCGGACCGCGCCTCATCGACCGAACCCGCCGTCCGATTTCCGCTGCCTAACACACATCGCGCGTGTCTGATCTGGCGCGAGCGCCGTCCGCTCGCCGATATGCTTACTCCCGCGGTTGGGCGCGCTTTTGCAATTCCCTTGCGCCATTTGGCGCATTGACCTTGCCCGACGTGATGAAGAAGGCGAAGACGTCACGCGGTTGCTTGGGCGCCTCGTGCTGCGGGTCGACCAACGGCAAATCGTCCGGCTGGCCTCCATCCGCCCAGATTTTCATCCGGTTGGCCCATTCGTCGAGCGCTTTTGGCGGATAACAGGTCGGCATGTCGTCCGAGCCCCGCTGCAGCCGGGCATACACAAAATCCGCCGTGACGTCGGCCATCTCCGGGTACTCGTCGTGATGGGCGTAGACGATCGCAGCCTTGTACTTGCGCGCGAGCGCCGCAAACTCCGGCACCATGAAGGAGGGGTGGCGCGCTTCCAGCGCGTGGCGCAAGGGCAACCCGTCCAGCTTTTCCGGTAGAAGCTTGAGGAATGCCTCGAAATCGTCAGGCTCGAACTTTTTGGTCGGCGCGAATTGCCAGAGGATCGGGCCAAGATGCGGCCCCAATTCTGTCAGGCCTTGCGTCAGGAAGCGCTCGATGGATTCGCCGGCGTCCCCCAACACCTTGCGGTTCGTCGAGTATCGACTTGCCTTGAGCGAAAAGACGAAACCTTCAGGAACCTCCGAGGCCCACTTTGCGAAGGTCTCCGGCTTCTGGGAACTGTAATAGGTCCCGTTCACCTCAACCGCCGTCAGTTCACGGCTGGCGAATTCGAGTTGGCGCTTTTTCGACAGCTTTTCGGGATAGAACGTGCCCTCCCAGGGCTCGAAGGTCCAGCCACCGATGCCGGTTCGTATGGTTCCGGATTTGCTCATGTCTTGCGCCCTCGACAGACAGGATGGCTCACGTGCTAAGTCGACACAAAGAAGGGCTGCGAAATTTCCTGGAATACCGGCATGGCCTCCATGCTAGCGCAATGTGCGGCAAGCGCGGGATAGGCAGCCGGGATGATGAGACCCGGATGCGCCTCGCTTACGTGGCGCCAGGCGCATGCGACAGCGATGTCCGCATGGGTGATCCGCCCAAACCAGAATTGATGAGGCCGCACGACACGCTCGGCCTCGAGAGCCCCGAGCACTGTCGAAATCTGTGAGCGGCAGCGCTCGACGAAATAGGTCGACGGGGTCTCATGCAGGTGCAACTCGTAGAACAGGCTGACGCCCTTGTCGGCAAAGCCGGTGGCGAACGTCAGCACCTTCAACGCCTGCCGTCGTTCCGGCTCGGCCTGCGGCGTCAGACGCTGCTCTGCCGGTACCAGCCCGTCGACATAGTCCAGGATGGAATTGCTGTCGGCAACGATGTCGCCGTCATCGAGCACCAGGGTCGGGACCCGCATCAGCGGATTGATCGCCTGCACCTTCTCGCGCTGGCTGAACACCGACCAGGGCCGGTGTTCGAAAGGCAGGTCATAGAGGCGCATGGCGATCGCAACGCGACGCACATAGGACGAGTCATACTGGCCGATCAGGATCATTCGCTACTCCGCCGCCGCCTTCCGCATCGGTCGCCGCTCCAGCAGTTCCTTCAGGAAATGCCCGGTATAGGAGCGCTCAACTTTTACCACGTCCTCCGGCGTTCCCTGCGCGATCACCTCGCCGCCGCCATCGCCGCCTTCGGGACCGAAGTCTATGATCCAGTCAGCAGTCTTGATCACTTCCAGGTTGTGCTCGATCACGACAACTGAGTTGCCCTGGTTGACAAGCTCATGCAGCACTTCAAGCAACTTCGCTACGTCATGAAAATGCAAGCCGGTTGTCGGTTCGTCAAGAATGTAGAGCGTGCGACCGGTCGAGCGCTTGGATAGCTCCTTCGCGAGCTTGACGCGCTGCGCTTCGCCGCCCGAAAGCGTGTTTGCCTGTTGCCCAACCTTGATGTAGCCGAGCCCGACCTGATTCAACGTCACCAGCTTGTCGCGCACGGCCGGAACGGCGGCGAAGAACTCGACGCCTTCCTCGACCGTCATGTCCAGCACGTCGGCGATCGACTTGCCCTTGAAGTGCACGTCGAGCGTCTCGCGGTTGTAGCGCTTGCCGTGGCAGACGTCGCAGGTCACGTAGACGTCAGGCAGGAAGTGCATCTCGATCTTGATGACGCCGTCGCCCTGGCAGGCCTCGCAGCGGCCGCCCTTGACATTGAAGGAGAAGCGGCCCGGCTGATAGCCGCGGGCCTTTGCTTCCGGCAGGCCGGCAAACCAGTCGCGGATCGGCGTGAAGGCACCGGTATAGGTCGCCGGGTTCGAGCGCGGCGTGCGGCCGATCGGCGACTGGTCGATGTCGATCACCTTGTCGATGTACTCGAAACCGTCGATACGGTCGTGTTCCGCCGGGATTTCCCGAGCGCCCATTACGCGCCGGGCTGCGGACTTGTAGAGTGTTTCGATCAGGAACGTCGACTTGCCGCCGCCCGAGACGCCTGTGACGGCCGTGAACACGCCAAGCGGGATGGAAGCCGTGACATTCTTCAGATTGTTGGCACGTGCGCCGACAACGGTGATTTCCTTCTTCTTTTTCGGCTTGCGCCGCTCGGCCGGGACGGCAACGGCAAGTTCGCCGGAAAGATATTTGCCGGTCAGCGACCTAGAGTTGGCCATGATGTCAGACGGCGCTCCCTGGGCGATCACCTCACCACCGTGGATGCCGGCGGCGGGACCGATGTCGACGACATAATCGGCCGTCAGGATCGCATCCTCGTCGTGTTCAACGACGATCACCGTGTTGCCGATGTCGCGCAGGTGGCGCAGCGTGTCGAGCAGGCGGGCATTGTCGCGCTGGTGCAGGCCGATTGAGGGTTCGTCGAGAACATAGAGCACGCCCGTCAGGCCCGAACCGATCTGCGAGGCGAGCCGGATGCGCTGGCTTTCGCCGCCCGAAAGCGTGCCGGAATTGCGCGAAAGGCTGAGGTATTCGAGACCGACATCGTTCAGGAAGCGCAAGCGCTCGCGGATTTCCTTGAGAATGCGCACCGCAATTTCGTTTTGCTTGGCATTCATGTGACCGGGTAGGGTATCGAACCAGTCTCGGGCAACGCGGATCGACATGTCGGTGACGTGGCCGATGTGCAACTTGTCGATCTTCACCGCTAGCGCCTCCGGCTTCAGGCGGAAGCCGTTGCAGGCCGGGCAGGGGGCGGCGGACATGTAGCGCTCGATCTCCTCGCGGGCCCAGGCCGAATCCGTCTCCTTCCAGCGCCGCTCTAGGTTCGGCACGATTCCTTCGAAGGTCTTGGATGTCTTGTAGGAGCGCGCGCCGTCCTGGTAGTGGAATTCGATCTTCTCGTCGGTTCCGTAGAGGATGGCTTTCTGCCCCTCGGCGGATAGATCGGACCAGCGGTTGGAGAGCTTGAAGCCATAGGCCGCACCCAGCGCTTCCAGCGTCTGGTTGTAGTAGGGAGAGGAAGACTTGGCCCAGGGGGCGATCGCGCCGTCGCGCAACGTCCGCTGCGGTTCCGGCACGATGAGGTCGGGATCGATCTTCTGCTGGCTGCCGAGGCCATCACAGGTCGGGCAGGCGCCGAATGGATTGTTGAATGAAAACAGCCGCGGCTCGATTTCCGGGATCGTAAAGCCGGAAACCGGGCAGGCGAACTTTTCCGAGAACAGCACCCGCTCGTGCGTCTCGTTCAGCGACTTGTTGGCCGCGCCGCCTGCCGCAGTTTCTTCCGGAGGAAGCGGCTTGTCGGCGAATTCGGCGATCGCCAGCCCATCGGCCAGCTTGAGGCAGGTCTCGAGGCTGTCAGCGAGGCGGGCGGCGAGATCCGGGCGCACCACGACGCGATCGACCACCACGTCAATGTCGTGCTTGTACTTCTTGTCGAGCGCCGGCACGTCGGCGATCTCGTAGAACTGGCCATCCACCTTGACGCGCTGAAAGCCCTTCTTCATCAGCTCGGCGAGTTCCTTCTTGTACTCGCCCTTGCGGCCGCGAACGATCGGCGCCAGAATATAAAGACGGGTTCCCTCTCCGAAGTCGATGACGCGATCGACCATCTGGCTGACCGTCTGGCTCTCGATCGGCAGCCCGGTTGCGGGAGAGTAGGGCACGCCGACGCGAGCAAACAGCAGGCGCATGTAGTCGTAGATCTCGGTGACTGTTCCGACGGTCGAGCGCGGGTTCTTGGACGTCGTTTTCTGCTCGATCGAGATCGCCGGCGACAGACCGTCGATCTGGTCGACGTCCGGCTTCTGCATCATCTCCAGAAACTGGCGGGCATAGGCCGAAAGGCTTTCGACGTAGCGGCGCTGGCCCTCCGCATAAATCGTATCGAAGGCCAGCGAGGACTTGCCCGACCCCGAAAGGCCGGTCATGACGATCAGCTTGTTGCGCGGCAGGTCGAGGTCGATGCCCTTGAGATTGTGCTCGCGTGCGCCGCGAATGGAAATGGTCTTGAGTTCGCTCATGATGTTCCAGCGCCAGATGTCAGATCTCGGATGAAGTGTGGCTCTTCGGTCGCGCATCTATGTAGGGACTGGAACCTTGCTGTCCATGCGCGTTGCGACGAAACCCTGCCTCTTTCCGATTCGGTTGACAAGATGTTACGGATTTACTAGAACAAAAAAAGAACGAAATGCACGTGAATTTGATCTGTGGATTATCCGGCGCACGGGGCGGCGCGCGGAGCAAGCGGGCGTTAAGATAGCAGATCGGATTTCAAGGCCGGCAGCATGCCCGGCACGACAACAAGGACTGAACGGATGGCAGGCAGCGTCAACAAGGTAATCCTGATCGGGAACGTCGGCGCGGATCCCGAGATCCGCCGTACCCAGGACGGCCGCCCGATCGCCAACCTGCGCATTGCGACCTCCGAAACCTGGCGCGACCGCAATTCCGGCGAGCGCAAGGAGAAGACGGAGTGGCACACCGTCGTCGTTTTCAATGAAGGCCTGTGCAAGGTTGTTGAGCAATACGTCAAGAAGGGCGCCAAACTCTACATCGAAGGTCAGCTTCAGACACGCAAGTGGCAGGATCAGAACGGCAACGACCGCTACTCGACCGAAGTGGTGCTGCAGGGCTTCAACTCCACCCTCACCATGCTCGACGGGCGCGGCGAGGGCGGCGGTGACCGCCGTGGCGGCTCTGACTTCGGCGGCAGCGCGAATTATGGCGGCGGTGCGCCGAGCTACGATGACTACGGCTCGCAGCCGTCTTCCGGCGGAGGAAGCCGCGGCGGCGCGTCGTCGAATTTTTCGCGCGACATGGACGACGATATTCCGTTCTGACGAAAACCGCTTCTCCGGAGTGGCCCCCTCGATAGAGGGAGAGGCATTCCTGACATTCTCGCAACGCCGGCTGTTTCGCCGGCGTTTTGCGTTCTGCATGCTCGCCGCGTGCGCAACATGCGCCGTGGAAGCGCGGGCAGCAGGATTGCGAAGAGAACGCGGCAGGTAGGTTGGTAGGCTGAGAGCCTCAGATCACGAAAGCCGCCCGAGCGCCATCGACGACGAACTGCACCGCCAGCGCCGCGAGAATTACCCCCAGCAGGCGCGTCAGGATCGCGCGGCCGGTTACGCCAAGGTACCGGTCGACCCGTTCTGCGACGTAGAGCGTCACGTAGACGACGGCGACGCAAAGCGCGATAACGGCGATCAGCGCCGCGCGGCCCATGGGCGAGGAGAGCGACCCCGACAGCAGGATCGTAGCGGAAATGGCACCTGGCCCGGCGATCAGCGGCAAGGCGAGGGGAAACACCGCGATGTTGCGGATGTGATCCTTGGTGATTGCCACTTCCGAGGTCTTCTCCTTCCGCTCCTGTCGGCGCTCGAACACCATTTCGAAGGCAATGGTGAAGAGGAGAAGGCCGCCGGCGATGCGGAAAGCGGCAATGGATATGCCGAGCAAGCCGAGTATCCCGGCGCCAAAGACGGCGAAAGTGGCGAGGATTACGAAGGCGATGATGGAACCGCGCAAAGCCACCTGCTTGCGTTCAGCGCGGTTCATTCCAACCGTCAGGCCCAGGAAGATCGGCGCAAGCCCCGGCGGATCGAGCGTCACAAGCATGGTTGTGAGCGCATTGACGACCAATTCGAAATCGTACATCCGGCCATCCCCCTCGCCGATCCGTCGCATTCTTTTGACGCGCTCATGACGCCATTGATAGGGGAGAGGCGGAGCCAAGTGAAGGGGGAGGGAGAGACAGCCAGGAACATCGCCATCAAATTGCGGCAATTGGCGGATTTCTGGCAAAAGGCTGTTCAAAACCTCCCGCAAAATTGGCGCAGTTCAAGCCGTTAGGCTATAAAATCCCGACTGATTCTGAACAAAGATCGTGATCGAAATTGACAGAGCAAACGACCCCCGGCGGCAAGACCCCTCCCGGCATTGAGCCCATTTCCATTACCGCGGAAATGCAGCGGTCCTATCTCGACTACGCCATGAGCGTCATCGTGAGCCGCGCGCTGCCCGATGTCCGAGACGGCCTGAAGCCAGTGCATCGGCGCATCCTCTTCAGCATGGGCGAGATGGGGATCGACTGGAACAAGAAATATGTGAAGTGCGCCCGCGTCACCGGTGACGTGATGGGTAAATACCATCCGCATGGGGATGCCGCGATCTATGACGCGCTCGCACGTCTGGCGCAGGACTGGTCGCTCCGCCTGCCGCTGATCGATGGCCAGGGCAATTTTGGTTCCGTCGACGGCGATCCGCCGGCCGCACAACGCTATACCGAATGCCGTCTGGAGAAGGCTGCCCATAGCCTGCTCGACGACCTCGACAAGGAAACCGTCAACTTTCGCGACAACTATGACGGTACCATACAGGAACCATCGGTACTGCCGGCGAAGTTTCCGAACCTTCTCGTCAACGGTGCGGGCGGCATCGCCGTCGGCATGGCCACGAATATCCCCCCGCACAACCTCTCCGAGGTCATCAGCGGCTGCGTCGCGCTGATCGACAATCCGGCGATCGAGTTGCCGGAACTGATGCAGATCATCCCGGGACCGGACTTCCCGACCGGCGCCATGATTCTCGGCCGCGCGGGTATTCGGCAGGCCTACGAGACTGGCCGCGGCTCGGTCATCATGCGCGGCGTGGCCCGCATCGAGCCGATGCGCGGCGACCGCGAGCAGATCATCATCACCGAGATCCCCTATCAGGTGAACAAGGCGACGATGATCGAGAAGATGGCCGACCTCGTGCGCGAAAAGCGCATCGAGGGGATCTCGGATCTTCGCGACGAGTCCGACCGTGAGGGCTATCGCGTCGTCGTCGAATTGAAGCGCGACGCCA encodes:
- a CDS encoding single-stranded DNA-binding protein encodes the protein MAGSVNKVILIGNVGADPEIRRTQDGRPIANLRIATSETWRDRNSGERKEKTEWHTVVVFNEGLCKVVEQYVKKGAKLYIEGQLQTRKWQDQNGNDRYSTEVVLQGFNSTLTMLDGRGEGGGDRRGGSDFGGSANYGGGAPSYDDYGSQPSSGGGSRGGASSNFSRDMDDDIPF
- a CDS encoding MarC family protein — encoded protein: MYDFELVVNALTTMLVTLDPPGLAPIFLGLTVGMNRAERKQVALRGSIIAFVILATFAVFGAGILGLLGISIAAFRIAGGLLLFTIAFEMVFERRQERKEKTSEVAITKDHIRNIAVFPLALPLIAGPGAISATILLSGSLSSPMGRAALIAVIALCVAVVYVTLYVAERVDRYLGVTGRAILTRLLGVILAALAVQFVVDGARAAFVI